One part of the Geothrix edaphica genome encodes these proteins:
- a CDS encoding GGDEF domain-containing protein produces the protein MATDPMTPTPRSTRLAKPLDHALGQNEHVEGLMAASAEDLASVNLALKQELADGNPGPGIGSALGKSEAVEEKVQEASEKLSDVNQALKDEVKERSDLEEELAAVKEQGEADRQASLHDLLTGLPNRALFNDRLEHGLAQAHRHGWTLAVMFMDLDDFKTINDSYGHDAGDAVLRTIADRLLRSTRNDDTVSRHGGDEFLYLLMELKDEGDVTVIADKLIEAIRAPCQLVVGGRSISQSIHASIGISLFPKHGVTAEALINQADSAMYEAKRTRSGYAFAK, from the coding sequence ATGGCCACTGATCCGATGACGCCGACACCCAGAAGCACCAGGCTCGCAAAGCCTCTGGATCATGCGCTCGGACAGAACGAGCACGTGGAGGGATTGATGGCAGCCAGTGCCGAGGACCTGGCCTCGGTCAACCTGGCCCTCAAGCAGGAACTCGCCGACGGCAACCCCGGCCCTGGGATCGGGTCCGCCCTCGGGAAAAGCGAAGCCGTCGAAGAGAAAGTGCAGGAGGCCTCCGAGAAATTGTCGGATGTGAACCAGGCCCTGAAAGATGAAGTCAAGGAGCGGAGCGACCTCGAAGAGGAATTGGCGGCCGTCAAGGAACAGGGGGAGGCGGATCGCCAGGCATCCCTCCACGACCTGCTGACGGGCCTGCCCAACCGTGCCTTGTTCAACGATCGGCTGGAGCATGGCCTGGCCCAGGCCCACCGGCATGGCTGGACCCTGGCGGTGATGTTCATGGACCTGGACGACTTCAAGACCATCAACGATTCGTATGGGCACGATGCCGGCGATGCCGTGTTGCGGACCATCGCGGACCGCCTGCTGCGAAGCACGCGCAACGACGACACCGTCAGCCGGCATGGCGGCGATGAATTCCTGTACCTGCTGATGGAGCTCAAGGACGAGGGGGATGTCACCGTCATCGCGGACAAGCTGATCGAGGCGATCCGCGCGCCATGCCAATTGGTGGTGGGCGGACGCAGCATCAGCCAGAGCATCCATGCCAGCATCGGGATCTCACTGTTCCCGAAACATGGCGTCACTGCCGAGGCCTTGATCAACCAGGCCGACAGCGCCATGTATGAAGCGAAACGGACCAGGTCCGGGTATGCCTTCGCGAAATAG
- a CDS encoding single-stranded DNA-binding protein yields the protein MSGSLNKVLLIGNLGRDPELKSTPSGQSVARFSVATTETWKNQAGEKQSKTEWHNIVVWGKQAEIAEKYLRKGKQVMIEGRIQYREYTDQAGVKKTACDIRCDNFVMLGRMEDGGGSRDSGGYGGRASGTGSQDFEDHGAPSPAGGGSFPDDDIPF from the coding sequence ATGTCCGGTTCATTGAACAAAGTTCTGCTCATCGGCAACCTCGGGCGCGACCCCGAGCTGAAGTCCACGCCCTCGGGCCAGAGTGTCGCCCGCTTCTCCGTGGCCACCACCGAGACTTGGAAGAACCAGGCCGGCGAGAAGCAGAGCAAGACCGAATGGCACAACATCGTGGTGTGGGGCAAGCAGGCCGAGATCGCCGAGAAGTACCTGCGCAAGGGCAAGCAGGTGATGATCGAGGGCCGCATCCAGTATCGGGAATACACCGACCAGGCCGGCGTGAAGAAGACCGCCTGCGACATCCGCTGCGACAACTTCGTCATGCTGGGCCGCATGGAGGACGGCGGCGGCAGCCGTGACAGCGGCGGCTACGGCGGCCGCGCCTCCGGCACCGGCTCCCAGGACTTCGAGGACCACGGCGCCCCCAGCCCGGCCGGTGGCGGCAGCTTCCCGGATGACGACATCCCGTTCTGA
- a CDS encoding ATP-binding cassette domain-containing protein encodes MLAVQNVTMRYGAKILFEDVTTTFNPGRRYGLTGPNGAGKSTFMKILSGELEQQMGNVIRPRKMGILRQDQFAFDQYRVIDTVIMGNAGLWKALQERDAIYEKAEMTDEDGMRVAELEGIVADEDGYTAESDAAVLLDGLGIPEALHERRMGELQGGQKVRVLLSQALFGNPQALLLDEPTNHLDLDSIHWLEEFLDRYKGTVVVISHDRHFLNNVCTHIADIDYQTIIQYTGGYDDMVMAKMQVRSRIESENAQREKKIAQLNEFIQRFAAGTRSSQVNSRRKEVERLQPSDLARSNIQRPFIKFNIGKPGGRYALEFEGVKKGYDTDKDGTGGRHEVIKGFTAMVQRGEKIALMGRNGIGKTTLLNALLANAPQVTELGLKLDGGEVKWGHEANVGYFSQDFAESIPKGYELVTWLHQFDPDATKEQIRGVMGQMLFRGEEGNKMTDVLSGGESCRLLFCKLMLQKPNILVMDEPTNHLDLEAVIALNDALQRYEGTLLFVTHDEDIIDEVATRIWHLTDDGIEDFQGTYAEYNAPIGH; translated from the coding sequence ATGCTTGCAGTGCAGAACGTCACCATGCGCTACGGCGCGAAGATCCTCTTCGAGGACGTCACCACGACCTTCAACCCCGGGCGGCGCTACGGCCTGACGGGGCCGAACGGGGCGGGGAAGTCCACGTTCATGAAGATCCTGTCGGGCGAGCTGGAACAGCAGATGGGGAATGTGATCCGGCCCCGCAAGATGGGCATCCTGCGCCAGGACCAGTTCGCCTTCGACCAGTACCGGGTCATCGACACGGTGATCATGGGCAATGCCGGGCTCTGGAAGGCGCTGCAGGAGCGGGACGCCATCTACGAGAAGGCGGAGATGACCGACGAGGACGGCATGCGCGTGGCCGAGCTCGAGGGCATCGTGGCCGACGAGGACGGCTACACCGCCGAGAGCGACGCCGCCGTCCTGCTGGACGGCCTGGGCATCCCGGAGGCCCTGCATGAGCGCAGGATGGGTGAGCTGCAGGGCGGCCAGAAGGTGCGCGTGCTGCTGTCCCAGGCCCTCTTCGGCAACCCCCAGGCCCTGCTGCTGGACGAGCCGACCAACCACCTGGACCTGGACTCCATCCACTGGTTGGAGGAGTTCCTGGACCGCTACAAGGGCACGGTGGTGGTGATCTCCCACGACCGCCACTTCCTGAACAACGTCTGCACCCACATCGCCGACATCGACTACCAGACGATCATCCAGTACACCGGCGGCTACGACGACATGGTCATGGCCAAGATGCAGGTGCGCAGCCGCATCGAGTCCGAGAACGCCCAGCGCGAGAAGAAGATCGCCCAGCTCAACGAGTTCATCCAGCGCTTCGCGGCGGGCACCCGCAGCAGCCAGGTGAACAGCCGGCGCAAGGAAGTGGAGCGCCTCCAGCCCAGCGACCTGGCCCGCAGCAACATCCAGCGCCCCTTCATCAAGTTCAACATCGGCAAGCCCGGCGGCCGCTACGCCCTGGAGTTCGAGGGCGTGAAGAAGGGCTACGACACCGACAAGGACGGGACGGGGGGCCGCCACGAGGTCATCAAGGGCTTCACGGCCATGGTGCAGCGGGGCGAGAAGATCGCCCTCATGGGCCGCAACGGCATCGGCAAGACCACCCTGCTGAACGCCCTGCTGGCCAACGCGCCGCAGGTAACTGAACTGGGCCTGAAGCTCGACGGGGGCGAGGTGAAGTGGGGCCACGAGGCCAATGTGGGCTACTTCTCCCAGGACTTCGCCGAGAGCATCCCCAAGGGCTACGAGCTCGTCACCTGGCTGCACCAGTTCGACCCGGACGCCACCAAGGAGCAGATCCGCGGCGTCATGGGCCAGATGCTCTTCCGGGGCGAGGAAGGCAACAAGATGACGGATGTGCTGAGCGGCGGCGAGTCCTGCCGCCTGCTCTTCTGCAAGCTCATGCTGCAGAAGCCCAACATCCTGGTCATGGACGAGCCCACCAACCACCTGGACCTGGAAGCGGTCATCGCATTGAACGACGCGCTCCAGCGCTACGAGGGCACCCTCCTCTTCGTGACCCACGACGAGGACATCATCGACGAGGTGGCCACCCGCATCTGGCATCTTACCGATGACGGCATCGAGGATTTCCAGGGAACCTACGCGGAATACAACGCCCCGATCGGGCACTGA
- a CDS encoding hybrid sensor histidine kinase/response regulator encodes MTLRQGTKGSSPEDSSGSGGPGRPGTRLARLLRELEDFKRALDEHAIVAVTDARGRITYVNEKFCAISKYSREELLGQDHRIINSGHHPKAFMTRLWATILVGKVWKGEIKNRAKDGTHYWVDTTIVPFLDENGRPVQFVAIRADITQRKEAEEALRQSQKLESLGVLSGGIAHDFNNLLTTILGNANLGAMKLSPESPALPYLHQIEQATLRAADLTRQLLAYAGKGRLQVIEVDLNRLVVEMTQLLTVSISKKAMVRYDLSPGLPRISADPSQMQQLVMNLVTNASEAIGEETSGLITIRTGLQAVDEAYNGGLLPALPLAAGSYVTLEVSDTGCGMAPEVRERIFDPFFTTKFTGRGLGLSAMLGILRSHHGSLKVYSEPGRGSVFKLFLPALVRTPESAAPPPREAGWQGRGVLLVVDDEPGARAVARTLAENLGFQVLEAADGQEAVGLFELRHGEITAVLMDLTMPHLDGRQAFLRMHAVNPNVPVILTSGYSEQDVLADFLGRGLAGFLAKPYQSGQFQAVLRQAVEGA; translated from the coding sequence GTGACGCTTCGGCAGGGAACCAAGGGTTCGTCCCCCGAGGACAGCAGTGGATCCGGCGGGCCGGGGAGGCCGGGCACGCGCCTGGCCCGGCTGCTCCGCGAGCTGGAGGACTTCAAGCGGGCCCTCGACGAACACGCCATCGTGGCGGTCACGGACGCCCGGGGGCGGATCACCTACGTGAACGAGAAGTTCTGCGCCATCTCCAAGTACTCCCGCGAGGAGCTGCTGGGCCAGGACCACCGGATCATCAACTCGGGCCACCACCCCAAGGCCTTCATGACGCGGCTGTGGGCGACGATCCTGGTGGGGAAGGTCTGGAAGGGCGAGATCAAGAACCGCGCGAAGGACGGCACCCACTACTGGGTGGACACCACCATCGTGCCCTTCCTGGACGAGAACGGACGACCCGTGCAGTTCGTGGCCATCCGGGCCGACATCACCCAGCGCAAGGAAGCCGAGGAGGCCCTGCGGCAGTCCCAGAAGCTGGAGAGCCTCGGCGTCCTGTCCGGCGGCATCGCCCACGACTTCAACAACCTGCTCACCACCATCCTGGGCAACGCGAACCTGGGGGCGATGAAGCTCTCGCCGGAGAGCCCGGCCCTGCCCTACCTCCACCAGATTGAGCAGGCCACGCTGCGGGCCGCGGACCTGACCCGGCAGCTGCTGGCCTACGCCGGGAAGGGCCGCCTGCAGGTCATCGAGGTGGACCTGAACCGCCTGGTGGTGGAGATGACCCAGCTCCTCACCGTGTCCATCTCCAAGAAGGCGATGGTGCGATATGACCTCTCCCCCGGGCTGCCGCGCATTTCCGCCGACCCCTCCCAGATGCAGCAGCTCGTCATGAACCTCGTCACCAACGCCTCCGAGGCCATCGGGGAGGAGACCAGCGGGCTCATCACCATCCGGACCGGCCTCCAGGCGGTGGACGAGGCCTACAACGGCGGACTGCTGCCCGCGCTGCCCCTGGCCGCGGGGAGCTACGTGACGCTGGAGGTGAGCGACACCGGCTGCGGCATGGCGCCGGAGGTGCGGGAGCGGATCTTCGATCCCTTCTTCACCACCAAGTTCACGGGGCGCGGGCTGGGGCTCTCCGCCATGCTGGGCATCCTCCGCAGCCACCACGGCAGCCTCAAGGTCTACAGCGAGCCGGGCCGCGGTTCGGTCTTCAAGCTGTTCCTCCCGGCCCTGGTCCGCACGCCCGAATCGGCCGCTCCACCCCCCCGGGAGGCCGGCTGGCAGGGGCGCGGTGTGCTCCTGGTGGTGGACGATGAACCCGGGGCGCGGGCCGTGGCCCGGACCCTGGCCGAGAACCTGGGTTTCCAGGTGCTGGAAGCGGCAGACGGGCAGGAGGCGGTGGGGCTGTTCGAGCTCCGCCACGGAGAGATCACTGCGGTGCTGATGGACCTGACCATGCCCCACCTGGACGGGCGCCAGGCCTTCCTCCGCATGCACGCGGTGAATCCGAACGTGCCGGTGATCCTCACCAGCGGCTACAGCGAACAGGATGTCCTCGCGGACTTCCTGGGCCGGGGCCTGGCCGGGTTCCTCGCGAAGCCCTACCAGAGCGGGCAGTTCCAGGCCGTGCTGCGGCAGGCCGTGGAAGGGGCCTAG
- a CDS encoding enoyl-CoA hydratase/isomerase family protein, with translation MPTPILFDVHDRIATLTLNRPDKLNALIPEMKEGFEEALAKAAEPGVKALFLRGAGRAFCAGGDLGWISAAIAEDRWPELESLLDLGAAVAQGLATLPKPVVAVVQGPAAGAGMSLALCADLRLATPEAAFGMAFVKIGLHPDWGGSVMLARLVNPSVAAELMLTGDTLNADRALALGLVNRVVPADQLEDAAAALALRLAAGPGETFARIKASLLRNQGLEAETLRARLQAEGAQMKAAMRHPDAREGLAAFLAKRAPKFA, from the coding sequence ATGCCCACCCCCATCCTCTTCGACGTGCACGACCGGATCGCGACCTTGACCCTGAACCGGCCGGACAAGCTCAACGCGCTGATTCCCGAAATGAAGGAGGGCTTCGAGGAGGCCCTGGCGAAGGCGGCGGAACCCGGTGTGAAGGCGCTGTTCCTGCGCGGCGCGGGACGGGCCTTCTGTGCCGGCGGCGACCTCGGCTGGATCTCGGCGGCAATTGCCGAGGACCGCTGGCCGGAGCTGGAATCCCTGCTCGACCTGGGCGCCGCCGTGGCCCAGGGGCTCGCCACCCTGCCCAAGCCCGTGGTGGCTGTGGTGCAGGGACCCGCCGCCGGCGCGGGCATGAGCCTGGCCCTGTGCGCGGACCTGCGCCTCGCCACGCCAGAGGCCGCCTTCGGCATGGCCTTCGTGAAGATCGGCCTGCATCCGGACTGGGGCGGCAGCGTCATGCTCGCCCGGCTGGTGAATCCCTCCGTGGCGGCGGAGCTGATGCTGACCGGCGACACCCTGAACGCGGACCGGGCCCTGGCCCTGGGCCTCGTGAACCGCGTCGTGCCCGCAGACCAGCTCGAAGATGCCGCTGCGGCCCTGGCCCTGCGCCTGGCCGCGGGTCCGGGCGAGACCTTCGCCCGCATCAAGGCCAGCCTCCTGCGCAACCAGGGCCTCGAGGCCGAGACGCTGCGGGCCCGCCTCCAGGCCGAGGGCGCCCAGATGAAGGCCGCCATGCGCCACCCGGACGCCAGGGAGGGCCTGGCCGCCTTCCTGGCGAAGCGGGCACCGAAATTCGCCTGA
- a CDS encoding gamma-glutamyl-gamma-aminobutyrate hydrolase family protein produces MSCKNKSGAEKHYLPALRAAGWAGLIQLVAPGDPLPDLAGVTGFLLTGGDDIHPRHWDEAEAVHPKAEVDADRDAFEIPLIRAAWDRKLPILGICRGEQILNVALGGSMVQDVPDHYGCEPTRHQHGTPDIPDMRHRVQLAPGSRLRALLGEDVFLVNSRHHQAVKRVAPPLAAVGWHLDTIHAGTGPLVEAVEAVDPSRWVFGVQWHPENLVGLKGPAGDAARDLFAAFVQALGSRARTPSN; encoded by the coding sequence GTGAGCTGTAAAAACAAGTCCGGCGCCGAGAAGCATTACCTCCCCGCCCTCAGGGCCGCCGGCTGGGCCGGACTCATCCAGCTGGTGGCCCCCGGCGACCCCCTTCCCGACCTGGCCGGCGTCACCGGCTTCCTGCTCACGGGCGGGGACGACATCCACCCCCGCCACTGGGACGAGGCCGAGGCCGTCCACCCGAAGGCCGAGGTGGACGCCGACCGCGATGCCTTCGAGATCCCCCTCATCCGCGCGGCCTGGGACCGGAAGCTGCCCATCCTCGGCATCTGCCGCGGCGAGCAGATCCTCAACGTGGCCCTGGGCGGCAGCATGGTCCAGGACGTGCCCGACCACTACGGCTGCGAGCCCACTCGCCACCAGCACGGCACGCCGGACATCCCGGACATGCGGCACCGCGTGCAGCTCGCCCCGGGCTCGCGCCTGCGGGCCCTGCTGGGCGAGGACGTCTTCCTCGTGAACAGCCGCCACCACCAGGCCGTGAAGCGCGTGGCCCCGCCGCTGGCCGCCGTGGGCTGGCATCTGGACACGATCCATGCCGGCACCGGCCCCCTCGTCGAGGCCGTGGAGGCCGTGGATCCCTCGCGCTGGGTCTTCGGTGTCCAGTGGCACCCCGAGAACCTCGTCGGCCTCAAGGGCCCCGCCGGCGACGCCGCCCGCGACCTGTTCGCGGCGTTCGTGCAGGCCCTCGGCTCGCGCGCCCGGACTCCTTCGAATTGA
- a CDS encoding tRNA threonylcarbamoyladenosine dehydratase, translating into MRWYSRSELLLGEAALERLRASRVTIFGLGGVGSFAVEALARAGVGHLRLVDHDVVGPSNLNRQLFALRSTIGLPKAEVAAARVRDINPDCDVEPHITFIHTDTLPELLTPRPDVMIDAIDSMTCKVALMRTAHEQGLPIISAMGAGGRTDSSQLRVGDLSDTRLCPLAARVRKELRKAGITRGIRCVYSLEPADNKRPANPVDIEPHRGPGRQRRPVGTISYMPAIVGLKVAEEVLRLLLEPPA; encoded by the coding sequence ATGAGGTGGTATTCCCGCAGTGAGCTGCTGCTTGGAGAAGCGGCACTGGAGCGGTTGCGCGCCTCCCGCGTCACCATTTTCGGCCTGGGCGGCGTGGGCTCCTTCGCCGTGGAGGCCCTGGCCCGCGCCGGCGTGGGGCACCTGCGCCTGGTGGATCACGATGTCGTCGGCCCCAGCAACCTCAACCGCCAGCTCTTCGCCCTGCGCTCCACCATCGGCCTGCCCAAGGCCGAGGTGGCCGCCGCCCGGGTGCGGGACATCAACCCCGACTGCGACGTGGAGCCCCACATCACCTTCATCCACACCGACACGCTGCCGGAGCTGCTCACGCCGCGGCCTGATGTGATGATCGACGCCATCGACTCCATGACCTGCAAGGTGGCCCTCATGCGCACGGCGCACGAGCAGGGCCTGCCGATCATCTCGGCCATGGGCGCCGGGGGCCGCACGGACAGCAGCCAGCTCCGCGTCGGTGATCTGAGCGACACGCGCCTGTGCCCCCTGGCCGCCCGCGTCCGGAAGGAGCTGCGCAAGGCGGGCATCACCCGGGGCATCCGTTGCGTCTATTCGCTGGAGCCCGCCGACAACAAGCGCCCCGCGAACCCCGTCGACATCGAACCCCATCGCGGCCCCGGGCGCCAGCGCCGGCCCGTGGGCACCATCTCGTACATGCCCGCCATCGTGGGACTGAAGGTGGCCGAAGAAGTCCTCCGCCTGCTGCTGGAGCCTCCCGCCTAG
- a CDS encoding TatD family hydrolase: MPPLFDAHSHLPRVGALEDPVLRRDHRRVVCGTCEADWMAVVAHAASHDQVIPMLGLHPWFMEGAALGWASRLEALLRSNRAGLGECGLDFARKEADRGTQESALRVQLRLAHALGRPIALHVVHAWGRLLDLLREEGVPPAGALVHAYSGSPETARQLQAMGVFLSFSGDLLKPDRAGAREALRAVAPGHLLLETDGAGELERLFEAVAGLRGIPVAELELLTWENGSRCFRELMA, encoded by the coding sequence ATGCCCCCTCTCTTTGACGCCCACAGCCACCTGCCGAGGGTCGGTGCGCTGGAGGATCCGGTGCTCCGCAGGGACCACCGCCGGGTCGTCTGCGGGACCTGTGAGGCGGACTGGATGGCCGTCGTGGCCCATGCGGCTTCCCACGACCAGGTCATCCCCATGCTGGGCCTCCATCCCTGGTTCATGGAGGGGGCCGCCCTGGGCTGGGCTTCGCGGCTGGAGGCCCTGCTCCGCTCCAACCGCGCCGGCCTGGGGGAGTGCGGCCTGGACTTCGCCCGGAAGGAAGCGGACCGGGGCACCCAGGAATCGGCCCTGCGCGTCCAGCTTCGCCTGGCCCACGCCCTGGGCCGGCCCATCGCGCTGCATGTGGTCCACGCCTGGGGCCGTTTACTGGATCTCCTCCGCGAAGAGGGCGTTCCACCCGCAGGCGCCCTCGTCCACGCCTACTCCGGCAGCCCGGAGACGGCCCGGCAGCTTCAGGCCATGGGCGTCTTCCTGTCCTTCTCCGGGGACCTCCTGAAGCCGGACCGGGCGGGAGCGCGGGAAGCCCTGAGGGCCGTGGCCCCTGGGCACCTGCTCCTGGAGACCGACGGCGCCGGGGAACTGGAGCGCCTGTTCGAGGCGGTGGCGGGCCTCCGTGGCATCCCCGTGGCGGAATTGGAACTCCTGACCTGGGAGAATGGCAGCCGGTGTTTCCGGGAGCTGATGGCATGA